One part of the Archocentrus centrarchus isolate MPI-CPG fArcCen1 unplaced genomic scaffold, fArcCen1 scaffold_40_ctg1, whole genome shotgun sequence genome encodes these proteins:
- the LOC115776904 gene encoding zinc finger protein 135-like — protein MSSTQQDQHGPRSLCSQEAHKPHRRKGENKYTCALCGKHFTSKGSLKNHQVIHTGERPFSCELCGKSFTQAGNLKSHQLIHSGEKPYSCDQCGRGFTQRSNLWKHQVTHSGIKAYSCDYCGKTFSLPGNRNRHLRIHTEQDVYCCDQCGKKFATDSDLQSHMFTHTEESPYQCDLCNKTFKAPRSLKEHQQIHSRKRLYKCSYCEKQSHTDGSSSQPCRRCDGGKAFRCDLCGKTFNQQRILKIHQRRHTGHKLNYCKECGRSFPTAGELKLHELFHSGVKKHLCDLCGASFHTACHLKAHKRVHTGEKPYKCRHCDKSFSCSGNRNLHESTHIKGNYSCDQCEKSFKNLSSYSRHKRSHASKKLFHCYQCAKTFTSLSALSKHQHDHAGLESFPSLDHSEAADTKILFWLQDQI, from the exons atgagttcaacacaacag gaccaacatggaccaagaagtctgtgctctCAGGAGGCtcacaaacctcacagaaggaagggagaaAATAAATACACCTGTGCTCTGTGTGGGAAGCATTTTACTAGTAAGGGTTCATTAAAAAATCATCAagtcatccacactggagagagaccATTCAGCTGTGagttgtgtggaaagtcttttacccagGCTGGAAACTTAAAAAgtcaccaactcatccacagtggagagaaaccgtacagctgtgatcagtgtggtaGAGGTTTTACTCAAAGAAGCAACTTATGGAAGCATCAAGTTACCCACTCTGGtattaaggcatacagctgtgactattgtggaaaaactttcagctTGCCAGGGAACAGAAATAgacacctacgcattcacactgagcaggatgtgtactgctgtgatcagtgtggcaaaaagtttgCAACAGATTCAGATTTACAAtcccacatgtttacccacactgaggagagccCTTATCAATGTGACCTGTGcaataagacttttaaagctccacGTTCCCTGAAAgaacaccaacagatccacagcagaaagagactctacaagtgcagttactgtgag aagcagagccacacagatggatccagttctcagcccTGTCGTCGCTGTGATGGTGGGAAAGCATttcgctgtgacctttgtgggaaaactttcaatcAGCAAAGGATCCTAAAAATACATCAacgtagacacactggacacaaactgaactactgcaaagaatgtgggagaagcttcccCACAGCAGGTGAATTAAAACTCCATGAACtcttccacagtggggttaaaaagcatCTCTGTGACCTGTGTGGGGCATCCTTCCACACTGCATGTCACCTTAAAGCacataaacgagtccacacaggagagaaaccatacaagtgcagacactgtgacaaaagcttctcatGTTCAGGTAATCGTAACCTTCATGAAAGCACACACATTaaagggaactacagctgtgaccagtgtgaaaAGAGCTTCAAGAATCTCAGTTCATACTCCCGACACAAGCGATCCCACGcttcaaagaaactgtttcactgttaccaatgtgcaaaaacattcacttcattatctgctctgtccAAACATCAGCATGATCATGCAGGGCTGGAATCATTCCCATCACTGGAtcacagtgaagctgcagacacaaagatcctcttctggttgcaggatcaaatttaa